In Streptomyces dangxiongensis, one DNA window encodes the following:
- a CDS encoding HAD family hydrolase, with protein sequence MTIHAHALLFDNDGTLVSSLDSVERCWTRWAREYGITAEEFGRVELHGRTAVEIVGDLLPARLVPEAVARVEQLEVEDVPDGGVRLLPGTRAFLDSLPADRWAVVTSATRRLAEARLDAVGISPKSLVSADDVTRGKPDPEPYLLAARQLGVDPARCVVFEDAPAGLRAGRAAGMTTVALATTHPAHELDADLVVTDLSALSALVTADTVEITVRG encoded by the coding sequence ATGACGATCCACGCGCACGCCCTCCTGTTCGACAACGACGGCACCCTCGTCTCCTCCCTCGACTCCGTCGAGCGCTGCTGGACCCGCTGGGCGCGGGAGTACGGGATCACCGCGGAGGAGTTCGGGCGTGTGGAGCTGCACGGGCGTACGGCGGTCGAGATCGTCGGCGACCTGCTGCCCGCCCGTCTGGTCCCGGAGGCCGTCGCCCGGGTCGAGCAGCTCGAGGTCGAGGACGTCCCCGACGGCGGTGTGCGCCTGCTGCCCGGCACCCGGGCCTTCCTGGACTCCCTGCCGGCCGACCGCTGGGCCGTGGTCACCTCCGCCACCCGCCGGCTGGCCGAGGCCCGCCTGGACGCCGTCGGCATCTCCCCGAAATCCCTGGTCTCCGCGGACGACGTCACCCGCGGCAAGCCCGACCCCGAGCCCTATCTGCTCGCCGCCCGGCAGCTCGGCGTGGACCCGGCCCGCTGCGTGGTCTTCGAGGACGCCCCCGCCGGACTCCGGGCGGGCCGCGCGGCCGGCATGACCACCGTGGCGTTGGCCACAACCCATCCCGCGCACGAGCTGGACGCCGACCTGGTGGTCACGGACCTGTCGGCCCTGTCGGCCCTGGTCACCGCCGACACCGTGGAGATCACCGTCCGCGGCTGA